A segment of the Methylomonas paludis genome:
TTGGCTTAAAGAGACGCGGCAACATTGGGTAATTTGGATCATTTAGCCCTTTTTGGGAGGGTAGGGTGGATTCGCCGCCAGGCAATCCACCAAAGCTTCCCAACGTGTTTGGCGTTTTGCTGTCGCAAACATAGACTTATTTAACCACTCTTAATTGCGGCTTCTGCGGTTTCTTGGGCTCGACAGGAGCTGGTGGCGGGGTTTCATCTTCGCCTTCATGTTCTTTGTCAAAAAACATGCCTTTACCGGTTTCTTTGGCAAAAATAGCCAGCACGGCTCTGGTCGGGGTACTGACGGCCATGGCTTTGCCGGCAAAGCGGGCGTTAAATTTTATTTCGTCATTATCCAGCGCTAAACCATGTACGGCTTCCGGGCGAATATTCAGCACAATTTTACCGTCTTCAATAAAATCAGTTGGTAAAACGGCTTCAGGAAAATTGGCATTAACCAGCAGATACGGGGTTAGGCCGTTGTCGAGTATCCATTCGTAAATGGAACGGATTAGATAAGGTTTCAGTGGAGTCATTTGTGAGCAACAGCCATCATTTCTTTTTCTTGGTTGGTCAGGCTGTCCTGAAAGGCTTTTCTGGCAAACAAGCGGTTAGCATAAGCAGTAATGCCTTTTCCCAGACCGGTAATATCGATACCTACACTACCCAAACGCCATAAAAACGGTGCCATGGCACAATCGATTAATGAATACTCTTCACTCATGAAATAAGGCGTAGCGTCAAAAACCGGGCCGGCAGCCAGTAAACTTTCTTTGAGGGATTTTTTGGTTTTACCGGATTTTTTTTCACCATTGGTCAGGATGTCCTCAAGCATCGGATACCATTCCTGGTCGATACGTTTGATCAGCATTCTGGTATTGGCGCGTGACACCGGATCCATCTGGTGCAGGGCCGGGTGCGGAAAACGTTCGTCCAGATACTCCATGATGATACGCGCGTCAT
Coding sequences within it:
- a CDS encoding ClpXP protease specificity-enhancing factor, which produces MTPLKPYLIRSIYEWILDNGLTPYLLVNANFPEAVLPTDFIEDGKIVLNIRPEAVHGLALDNDEIKFNARFAGKAMAVSTPTRAVLAIFAKETGKGMFFDKEHEGEDETPPPAPVEPKKPQKPQLRVVK
- a CDS encoding glutathione S-transferase N-terminal domain-containing protein, with the protein product MTLFSSPTCIMSHCARLVIHEKGVPADIEFFDPNDPPEDLLELNPNGNAPTLVERDLVLYDARIIMEYLDERFPHPALHQMDPVSRANTRMLIKRIDQEWYPMLEDILTNGEKKSGKTKKSLKESLLAAGPVFDATPYFMSEEYSLIDCAMAPFLWRLGSVGIDITGLGKGITAYANRLFARKAFQDSLTNQEKEMMAVAHK